From the genome of Gammaproteobacteria bacterium, one region includes:
- a CDS encoding SDR family oxidoreductase: MSSGGETDPFDLTGRVAVVCGGYGVLGGAIAAELGRAGSRVAVLGRRREQAEAKAAGIGGAIALEADVLDEEALRRARRELLDRWGAVDVLVNAAGGNMKRARSDEGSIFAVPADAFDEALRLNLHGSVVPSMVFGEAMAARGAGCIVNISSMAALRVLTGVMAYSAAKAAIENFTRWMAVELSRRHGDGLRVNAVAPGFFLAEQNRAVLVKPDGSYTARARRIIEHTPMGRLGRPAEVAGVVRWLASDAASFVTGAVIPVDGGFSAFSGI; this comes from the coding sequence GTGAGTTCGGGCGGGGAGACCGATCCGTTCGACCTCACCGGCAGGGTGGCGGTGGTGTGCGGCGGCTACGGCGTGCTGGGCGGAGCGATCGCCGCGGAGCTGGGGCGTGCGGGGTCGCGGGTTGCGGTGCTGGGCCGCCGCCGCGAGCAGGCTGAAGCGAAGGCTGCCGGGATCGGTGGAGCCATCGCGCTGGAGGCGGACGTGCTGGACGAAGAGGCGCTTCGCCGGGCACGTCGCGAGCTCCTGGACCGGTGGGGAGCGGTGGATGTGCTGGTCAACGCCGCGGGGGGGAACATGAAGCGTGCGCGCAGCGACGAGGGGAGCATTTTCGCGGTTCCCGCAGATGCCTTCGACGAGGCCCTCCGCCTGAACCTCCACGGCTCGGTCGTACCGTCCATGGTCTTCGGTGAGGCGATGGCCGCTCGGGGCGCCGGCTGCATCGTGAACATCTCGTCGATGGCGGCGCTTCGGGTTCTCACGGGCGTCATGGCCTACTCGGCCGCCAAGGCCGCCATCGAGAACTTCACGCGCTGGATGGCGGTCGAACTGTCCCGCCGGCACGGGGACGGTCTCCGAGTCAATGCGGTCGCGCCCGGCTTCTTCCTGGCGGAGCAGAACCGGGCCGTGCTGGTGAAGCCTGACGGGAGCTACACCGCGCGGGCCAGGCGCATCATCGAACACACCCCGATGGGGCGGCTGGGGAGGCCCGCGGAGGTGGCGGGGGTAGTCCGCTGGCTTGCGAGCGACGCCGCGTCGTTCGTCACCGGCGCCGTGATCCCCGTCGACGGGGGCTTCAGCGCCTTCAGCGGCATCTGA